Proteins from one Entomospira culicis genomic window:
- a CDS encoding rod-binding protein: protein MKIESFSRNALGEEQSKSEEQYTKNLQKLTDLSQAEYDLTTMSQAEIDKLKETTRGIEQIFVKMLTDQMRKSIQRPQSDSASLGQSKDLFEEMLYDEYGKKLTEQHSFGIADTLFRQLTTPVVRPQDLERLYQNQINTQAKPNPE from the coding sequence ATGAAGATAGAGTCCTTTTCCCGTAACGCACTAGGCGAGGAGCAGAGTAAAAGTGAGGAGCAATACACCAAAAATCTGCAAAAACTCACCGATCTCTCGCAAGCCGAGTACGATTTAACCACGATGTCGCAAGCCGAAATCGATAAGCTTAAAGAAACCACCCGTGGCATCGAGCAGATCTTTGTCAAAATGCTCACCGACCAGATGCGCAAGAGCATCCAACGCCCCCAAAGCGACTCCGCCTCGCTAGGGCAGAGTAAAGATCTCTTTGAGGAGATGCTCTACGACGAGTATGGCAAAAAGCTCACCGAGCAACATAGCTTTGGCATCGCCGACACCCTCTTTCGCCAACTCACCACCCCCGTCGTCCGCCCGCAAGACCTCGAGCGCCTCTACCAAAACCAAATCAACACCCAAGCCAAGCCGAACCCCGAATAA